A DNA window from Ctenopharyngodon idella isolate HZGC_01 chromosome 10, HZGC01, whole genome shotgun sequence contains the following coding sequences:
- the per1a gene encoding period circadian protein homolog 1a: protein MSNDNFQTPVSCVTSIEKGATHKDERETYRNASPGMTDSQSVRPGLDISTVPEPTHSDDTDAHSSGNDSAERESEGHMGRDTSTCSSHNGKGSTTETTESKSSNGNSPSPPSSSVSYSLLSGSSEQDHLTSQAASGDQPARLQTQRELLNALRELKLRMPAERRRKGRSSTLASLQYALSCVKQVRANQEYYHQWSVEESHGCCLDLSSFTIEELDNITSEYTLQNTDTFSVAVSFLSGKVVYISSQAASLLRCKPERLQGALFSELLAPQDVSTFYSSTAPSRLPPWSSCAGTTSQVDCAEEKSMFCRISRGRDSDGEVKYYPFRLTPYQLTLRDSDTSQPEPCCLLIAERVHSGYEAPRIPADKRIFTTSHTPNCLFQEIDERAVPLLGYLPQDLVGKPVLIYLHPEDRLLMVAIHKKILQFAGQPFDHSPLRMRARSGEYLTLDTSWSSFINPWSRKVAFIVGRHKVRTSPLNEDVFTAPEGGEVKTMSPDVPQLNELIHRYLVQPIHGGSSQGYGSLGSSGSHEHHQSATSSSESNGHASEDQIKPRKPMTFEQICQDMHMVKASGQQVFIESRNRLPALKQGSLEALAKAADTAEASAREGLAGLALSSPPRMELPTTYSYQQINCLDSIIRYLESFNVPGTVKRKCGSSSCTTSSTSDDDKKRDGAGATEDIAETHVVTEGSKVVPAAPGHPLTPLALHCKAESVVSATSQCSFSSTIVHVGDKKPPESDIAMMEEPPTTPTPSTSAPLAAVASPMPVNPQQTSSPTAAVPEKEKEKERRGGASAGKGLTKAVLSTHTQQEEQAFLNRFRDVSQLRMVQPSGPPQRKSTSTHGTKVVNSSQNYPSVGNSNSRRHGRGGKRRKHQVDGNIPDIPSLSGSGPYRGSNPAAIRPNIPSVQHSSTSWPPPAASQTSGAPVMTSFPPGYMPMFPISSPFLMPQMGTDPSLQAGVPRFPMQGFPPVMPPVMTFMMPNYMFPQLGNPGPQLNPANFQLSGQMPTQMNPLGQFPCSIVQMNPGDQSFNPAIGQFNPLGSQMNPTMPAVIPQQFYHTNPPFIFPNSPSMPAGNANTTTHGQSRSSTPQSTGQQAGEREGAGSPLFQSRCSSPLNLLQLEELPSNRTDATQQTPPPGVGATQGGGMVVQNSSNRSNTKDAKLNNSHEVNESNQDAMSTSSDMLDLLLQEDSRSGTGSAASGSGSSGSGSGSGSFASGSNGCSTSGSGTRSSNTSKYFGSIDSSENDHTHKPASGDLEGEQFIKFVLQDPIWLLMANTDDKVMMTYQIPIKDRDSVLKEDRDALKAVQKHQPHFTEEQTKELTQVHPWIQTGCLPKAINITSCTGCESPPDSSILPPFDLDFHEMDLSMVLREEAKQDKLTTAETAFPLSPPSSDNEQKDNQASSST, encoded by the exons ATgagtaatgacaattttcaaaCACCTGTGAGCTGTGTCACTAGTATAGAGAAGGGAGCAACACATAAGGATGAAAGGGAAACCTACAGGAATGCTTCTCCCGGAATGACTGACAGCCAGTCTGTCCGTCCCGGGCTGGACATCTCAACAGTGCCTGAGCCGACACACTCAGACGACACTGATGCCCATTCCAGCGGGAATGACTCGGCCGAGAGGGAGAGCGAAGGACACATGGGACGAGACACATCCACCTGCAGCTCTCACAATGGCAAGGGTTCAACCACAGAGACTACAGAAAGCAAGAG CTCAAATGGAAACAGTCCCTCCCCTCCTAGCAGCTCGGTGTCATACAGTCTTTTGAGTGGCAGCTCGGAGCAGGATCATCTGACCTCACAAGCAGCCAGTGGTGACCAGCCGGCACGGCTGCAGACCCAAAGAGAGCTGCTGAATGCCCTGCGTGAGCTAAAGCTCCGCATGCCGGCGGAACGGCGCAGGAAGGGCCGATCTAGCACCCTAGCCTCCCTGCAGTATGCGCTTAGCTGTGTCAAACAAGTGCGGG CTAATCAAGAGTACTACCATCAATGGAGTGTGGAAGAGAGCCATGGGTGTTGTTTGGACCTGTCGTCGTTTACTATCGAAGAGCTAGACAACATTACATCAGAGTACACCCTTCAAAACACG GACACTTTCTCTGTGGCAGTGTCATTCCTCTCTGGTAAAGTTGTGTACATCTCATCCCAGGCAGCCTCTCTGCTGCGCTGTAAACCTGAGAGGCTGCAAGGGGCGCTGTTTTCGGAGCTGCTGGCACCACAGGACGTCAGCACCTTTTACAGCAGCACCGCTCCCAGCCGCCTGCCGCCATGGTCCTCCTGCGCAGGCACCA CCTCACAGGTGGACTGTGCCGAGGAAAAGTCGATGTTTTGTCGGATCAGCAGAGGTAGGGACAGTGACGGAGAAGTGAAGTATTACCCCTTCCGTCTCACGCCATATCAGCTGACCCTGAGGGACTCCGACACGTCCCAACCTGAGCCCTGCTGCCTCCTCATCGCTGAGAGAGTTCACTCTGGCTACGAGG CACCTCGTATCCCAGCAGACAAGAGAATTTTTACCACCAGTCACACCCCAAACTGTCTCTTCCAAGAAATTGATGAAAG GGCAGTGCCATTACTTGGTTACTTGCCTCAGGACTTGGTTGGCAAACCAGTGCTTATTTACCTGCATCCAGAAGACAGACTCCTAATGGTGgccattcacaagaaaa TTCTCCAGTTTGCAGGGCAGCCGTTTGACCACTCGCCCCTGCGTATGCGTGCACGAAGTGGGGAGTACCTGACCCTCGACACCAGCTGGTCATCCTTCATCAACCCATGGAGCAGGAAGGTGGCTTTCATAGTGGGGCGGCACAAAGTTCGAAC GAGCCCATTGAACGAGGACGTGTTCACTGCCCCGGAGGGCGGGGAGGTGAAAACCATGTCCCCAGATGTGCCGCAGCTGAACGAGCTGATCCACAGGTACCTGGTGCAGCCCATTCACGGGGGCAGCTCACAGGGGTACGGAAGCCTGGGCAGCAGCGGCTCACACGAGCACCACCAAAGCGCCACTTCCTCCTCTGAGAGTAATGGACATGCTTCCGAGGACCAGATCAAGCCCAGGAAACCA ATGACATTTGAGCAGATTTGTCAAGATATGCACATGGTAAAGGCCAGCGGACAGCAGGTCTTCATTGAATCCCGAAACCGACTGCCAGCACTCAAACAGGGCAGCTTAG AAGCACTGGCAAAGGCAGCAGACACAGCGGAGGCCTCCGCTAGAGAAGGTCTGGCAGGTTTAGCACTGTCCAGTCCACCCAGGATGGAGCTGCCTACCACCTACTCATACCAGCAGATCAACTGTCTGGACAGCATTATACG ATATCTGGAAAGCTTTAATGTCCCTGGTACAGTGAAGAGGAAGTGTGGCTCATCTTCCTGTACAACCTCTTCTACCTCTGACGATGATAAGAAAAGGGATGGAGCTGGAGCAACCGAAG ACATAGCAGAGACTCATGTGGTGACCGAGGGGTCAAAGGTTGTCCCTGCAGCACCAGGACACCCCCTAACCCCTCTGGCTCTGCACTGCAAGGCCGAAAGCGTTGTCTCGGCCACCTCCCAGTGCAGTTTCAGCAGCACCATCGTTCACGTTGGTGACAAGAAGCCACCTGAATCAG ACATTGCTATGATGGAGGAGCCACCAACCACCCCAACACCTTCCACGTCAGCTCCACTCGCCGCTGTTGCTTCTCCCATGCCCGTGAACCCTCAGCAGACCTCATCCCCCACTGCTGCTGTTCCTGAGAAAGAAAAGGAGAAGGAGAGAAGAGGTGGAGCAAGTGCAGGAAAGGGCCTCACGAAGGCGGTGTTATCCACACATACCCAGCAAGAAGAGCAAGCCTTCCTCAACCGTTTTAGAGACGTCAGCCAGCTGCGGATGGTCCAACCCAGCGGGCCACCACAGCGCAAAAGCACATCTACACATGGGACAAAAG TTGTGAATAGCTCCCAGAACTATCCTTCTGTGGGTAACAGCAACAGTCGTCGGCATGGCAGAGGTGGGAAAAGGCGGAAACACCAAGTAGATGGCAACATTCCGGACATTCCCTCCCTCTCTGGATCTGGTCCCTATAGAGGATCTAATCCTGCAGCAATAAGACCCAACATCCCCTCAGTCCAGCACTCTTCCACATCTTGGCCACCACCTGCGGCATCCCAGACCAGTGGTGCTCCCGTGATGACCTCCTTTCCACCAGGCTACATGCCCATGTTTCCCATTTCTTCGCCCTTCTTGATGCCTCAGATGGGAACGGATCCTTCCTTGCAAGCAGGAGTCCCTAGGTTCCCCATGCAAGGCTTTCCTCCAGTGATGCCACCAGTCATGACCTTCATGATGCCCAACTATATGTTTCCACAACTTGGTAATCCAGGACCACAGTTGAACCCAGCCAACTTTCAGCTCAGTGGGCAAATGCCCACCCAGATGAACCCCTTGGGCCAGTTCCCTTGCTCTATTGTTCAAATGAACCCTGGTGATCAATCGTTCAATCCTGCAATAGGGCAATTCAATCCATTGGGCTCTCAAATGAATCCCACTATGCCTGCAGTGATTCCCCAGCAGTTCTACCACACAAATCCTCCGTTCATTTTCCCCAACTCTCCATCAATGCCAGCAGGAAATGCCAACACTACAACACATGGACAGTCTCGTTCTAGCACACCCCAGTCCACCGGGCAACAGGCCGGTGAGAGGGAAGGGGCCGGATCCCCTCTGTTTCAGTCCCGATGCTCCTCCCCACTCAATCTTCTACAACTTGAGGAATTGCCTAGCAACAGAACGGATGCTACGCAACAGACTCCACCCCCAGGAGTTGGCGCAACACAAGGGGGCGGGATGGTGGTGCAGAATTCCAGCAATCGCAGCAACACCAAAGATGCCAAACTAAATAACAGC CATGAAGTCAATGAGTCCAACCAGGACGCCATGTCGACCTCCAGTGACATGCTGGACCTACTGCTGCAAGAGGATTCCCGCTCAGGCACTGGCTCTGCCGCCTCAGGCTCTGGGTCGTCAGGGTCTGGGTCTGGGTCTGGGTCATTCGCCTCTGGATCAAATGGGTGTAGCACATCTGGAAGTGGCACAA GGAGCAGTAATACTAGCAAGTACTTTGGAAGCATTGACTCTTCAGAGAATGATCACACTCATAAACCAGCATCTGGGGATCTGGAAGGGGAACAGTTCATAAAGTTTGTCCTGCAGGACCCCATCTGGCTCCTCATGGCCAACACAGATGACAAGGTCATGATGACATACCAGATTCCCATCAA AGACAGAGATTCGGTACTGAAAGAAGACAGAGACGCCCTGAAAGCTGTTCAGAAACATCAGCCTCACTTTACTGAAGAGCAGACGAAAGAGTTAACCCAGGTCCACCCATGGATTCAAACCGGCTGCCTACCAAAAGCCATCAACATTACA TCTTGCACAGGATGTGAATCTCCCCCAGATTCCTCGATTCTTCCTCCATTCgatttggactttcatgagatGGATCTCAGCATGGTTTTGAGAGAAGAAGCCAAACAAGATAAACTTACCACTGCAGAAACAGCCTTTCCCTTGAGCCCCCCTTCATCTGATAATGAACAGAAAGACAATCAGGCCAGCTCGAGCACGTAG